A stretch of Fundicoccus culcitae DNA encodes these proteins:
- a CDS encoding glucose 1-dehydrogenase, whose amino-acid sequence MGRLDSKVVVITGGVGGMGASHARRFVKEGAKVVITDLNETAGLELEKELGENAKFIKQDVTKQEDWDNVVALTESTFGPIHALVNNAGVGTMKPIESMTEDEYMKIININQLSVFLGMKAVLSSMRKAGMGSIVNISSIAGLIGSVGGVGYNASKFAMRGMTKVAALEFAEDNIRVNSVHPGLIETPLLAEEGNASYIEEQLKEIPLKRTAKPEEVTNLVLFLVSDESSYSTGSEFVIDGGLTAQ is encoded by the coding sequence ATGGGGAGATTAGACAGTAAGGTAGTAGTTATTACTGGTGGAGTTGGCGGAATGGGTGCTTCGCATGCTAGACGATTTGTAAAAGAAGGAGCAAAAGTAGTCATAACCGACTTGAACGAAACAGCAGGGCTAGAACTTGAAAAAGAACTTGGTGAAAATGCAAAATTCATTAAACAAGATGTTACAAAACAAGAAGATTGGGATAATGTAGTGGCACTGACTGAGTCTACTTTCGGTCCTATTCATGCATTAGTCAATAATGCTGGTGTCGGAACAATGAAGCCGATTGAAAGTATGACTGAGGATGAATATATGAAGATTATCAACATTAACCAATTATCAGTTTTCTTAGGTATGAAGGCTGTCCTGTCATCCATGCGCAAAGCTGGAATGGGATCGATTGTAAATATTTCTTCTATTGCTGGGCTTATCGGAAGTGTTGGCGGTGTTGGCTACAATGCCTCTAAGTTCGCTATGCGCGGAATGACAAAGGTTGCGGCACTAGAATTTGCTGAAGATAATATCCGTGTTAATTCCGTTCACCCAGGATTAATTGAAACCCCACTGCTTGCTGAAGAGGGAAATGCTTCGTATATTGAGGAACAATTAAAAGAAATTCCATTAAAGAGAACCGCAAAACCCGAAGAAGTAACTAATCTAGTTCTTTTTCTCGTTTCAGATGAATCTAGTTATTCTACCGGTTCTGAATTTGTTATAGACGGTGGCTTAACTGCACAGTAA